A window of bacterium genomic DNA:
GTGACCAACACGCCGGCCCGCTGGTTGACGCGCGTCTCGTCGTACCCGGCGCCGGAGGTGGTCACCACCGAGCCGGCAGGACCCGCGACCAGCACGCCCTCCGGGTCGGTGGACTTCCACCGCAGCGGCGCCGCGGCCGAGTAGTCCTTGTAGATCGGCGCGCCGTTCGGGCCGAAGCCGACCACCGCCGAGCGGTACGCGTACACGATCGTGCTGTCCCGCGCCCCCTCACGGCCGTACGCCGTGACGACCACGGAGTCCACGAACACGAGCCGGTACGACGTCTCCGACGGCGGGTCCTCGACCACGTCCACGACGACGCTCGCCACGCCGCCCGTCTCGCCGCCGATCACGAACGGCGTGCCCGTGTACCCGGGCGCCGTCCACAGCCCCCCGCGCAGCTCGTCCAGCGCGACGCGGGCGCCCCGGCCGCCGGCCTCCGAGCTGATCGGCACGTAGACGCTCACCACGTTGGGCAGCGAGGGGTTCGTCGCCAGCGTGTTCGACGTCGGCGGCGCGACCTCGTAGACGGTGCGGTCGATGCCGTCGAACTCCCCGTCCAGGTCCACGTCCACGCTGTCCCACACGGTGAAGCGGATGCCGGGGCTCTCGGCCACGAAGACGTAGAGGTAGCTCTGGCCGGGCAGCACCCCCGTGTCCTCGAACACCGTCGGGAACGAGCCGCTGGAGTTCTTCACGAGCTGCGCGTAGGCCTGCCAGCCCGGCTGGATCGTATTGCCCCGCTCGTCCACCAGCCGGTCCGCGCGGCACCGCCCGCTCGCCGGCGTGAGCTGCGCGGTGAACGTCGCGCCGCCGTCGCACGACTTGTAGACGAGGATCCGGCTGACGTTGCCCTTGTTGTACGCCCGGATGCTGTCCACCAGCCACGGATTGAGCGCGTAGATCCGCTCGATCCGCGGGTCGCCCGTCGCGCCGCGCTCGATCTGGTCCGCGAGCCGCGCGACGTACTCGTCCTCCCAGGTCGAGGCCTGGTCGTCCAGGAAGATCCGCACCCGCGGCTGGCCGAGGTCACGGATCCCGCCCTGGGCCACGGCCCGCGCCCGCACCGGCGCCGGCACGCCGGGCCCGAGATAGAAGCTCAGGTAGAACTGGTACGTGTTCTCCAGGAGCGCCATGAACGAGGCCGAGTCCACCGCGGCCAGGAACGCGACGGCGAAGCCGACCGAATCGCCGGCCTTGAGCGGGAACGGCCCCGCGCCGGACCACGTGTTGTTGTAGGCGTAGTTGCCCGTCCCGTCCGGCAGTGTGTCGGACCACAACGCCACGCACTCGTTCAGGACCGGGTTGCACGTGTCGAAGAACAGCGTGTCCGGCCCCGTGGTGGGCGCGCCCGACGGACGGTTCGTGTACCGCCAGTTGGGATCCGGCACGTACCAGTTGAAGCAGCCCGGCCCGCGCGGGTTGTTCACGATGTCACACCGCTGGCCGGTCGAGCCGTTGTACGGCTTGATCAGCATCCAGGTGTCGTAGGCCGTCATCGCCTGGGGGTCACGCCCGTTCAGCGCGTCCGCCGTGTTCGCGGCGATCACGCCGTAGCCGCCCCGCTTGTCCGGCCCCAGGAACTGGATCTGGCCGCACTCGAAGCCGCACAGCGACATCCGGTTGAACGTGATCGTGTCGCCGGCGAGCGGATGGCTCGGATTGTAGAACGGCGAGTTCGGGTCCGAGAACAGCTTGTTGCGCAGGTCCCCGATCGGGCTCTTCAGCCACATGATGCCGGTGGCGCCGACGCGGAAGCCGCGCCCCACGCGCGACCGCAGCGCCGGGCAGTTGATCCAGTCGACGTCCGGCGGGGTCCTGAGGTTGTCGCAGTTCTCGGTCCGCCCCAGCTCGTTGGAGACGACGGCGCCGCGCTCCACGATGGCGTGCACCGCCGCGCGCCGGCCATCGCCGGGCGGCGCACGCAGCCAGCGCGTCTGGAACCCGAAGTACAGCGAGTCGTAGTCCAGCCCGACGCCGTAGACCTCCTCGGTGTTGTTCACGATGACGCCCTGGTAGATGAACATGCCGGAGACGGTCGGCACGTTGAACGTGAAGGCGTCAACGTGGATGTCGATGCCGAGCGGATAACCCTCGAGCTGCGGCGCGCCCGTTCCGTTCGGCAGCACGTTCCCGTACAGCGCGCGGATCTCGCGGCCGTGGTCGCTCATCACGCCGAACGTCTGGAACGCCGTACCGATGAACTCCCGGCCGGGCGCGTGCAGCTCCTCCGGCACGCGCCACCAGTCGAACGTGAACTCCGAGCCGCGCTGCCGGAACCACTCCTCCCAGCCCTCCTGCGTGATCGGGCGGGCGCCGCGCCAGCCGGCGCTGCCCCACGTCTCCGGGCAGTCCGAGCCCGCCATGAGCGGGAAGCCCGGATCCAGGAACGAGGCCGTGTGGTTGCGGCACGAGTCGTCGTTCGTGGACTGCACGCCCGAGTGGTAGACGCCGAACGCGCCGTCGTGCCCGCTGAAGTGCTCGATGTCGGGGTACAGGTTGGTCTCCCACATGTACCCGCCCCCGATCACGTTCTGGAGGCTCTCCACCTTCTCGCGGTGGCGCAGCCACTCGCTGGGCGCGGCGGCGACGTACGGCTGGAGGTCGAAGACCTCCCACACCCACGTGGTCGGGCCGGCCTCCACGCCGCGCTTCTGGATCGGCGGGTAACCCGTCCGCTGCCACGGCCCCATGCCGTAGTTGCCCACCCAGAACGCCACGTTCTGCGAGGCCGCCCGCAGGCCAGTGAAGGCGATGTCCCCCTCGCCCCGCAGGTTGAAGGGAGAGCGCTCCCACCGAACCGACTCGCAGAGCCGCGCCGGCGGCGGCACCCGCGGATTCTCCCACTCCTCGCACGGCGTCGGCACGCCCGGCGGCGGCGTGCGCCGCGCCTGGGCCTCGAGAACCCCGGGCACGGCCAGGCCCAGGGCCATGGCGGCCAGCGCCACGAGCCGGGGCAGGCGAGCCGGGGAACAATGCATCGAGCTGCTCATCCGTTCCTCTTCATCGAGTGGATCCGGTGCATCCTCAGAAGCTCACGCGGACACCGACGTTGATGGAGCGCGGCGCCGCGACCATGTCCGGGCGGTCCCAGATGTCGGCGGTCGTGGACGTCTGCGAGAAGCTGCCGCCGCCGATCACGTCGAACCGCCCCGCCATGCCGGCACCGCCCTCGCAGTCACCCGTCGTCGGGAAGACCTGGAGGCAGTTGCGGCGGTTCAGCAGGTTCGTGACGCGCAGGAACGCGCCGTACCTCAGGTTCGCCACCCGCCAGTCCTTCCGCACCAGCAGGTTCACGTCGTACGTGGCCGGGCTCGTCCCGCTGTTCCGCTCCGCGTTGCCGACGCCGTACGCCAGCACCGGCGTGTACGGCAGCCCGCTCGCCGCCCGCAGCGTGATGCTCGCCGACGTGTTGCGCAGCAGGCTCCCGAGCACCGGGACGTCCGGCACATCGTCCTGCACCGCGAAGCGCAGCACGCCGTTGAACACGTGCGTCTGGTCGATCTCGGAGCGGATCTCCTTGTACGCCGGCGGGTCGTTCTGCGCCTGCTTCAGCATCTCCAGGTCCGGCGGCGCCGCGTTCGTCCGGACCTGGGAGAGCGAGTAGCGCAGGTCGAACGCCCAGTGGCTCGTCAGCCGCCGCGCCAGCGAGAGCTCGATCCCGCGCACGGTCTGGTAATCCAGGTTCAGCAGCACCGTGTAGGTCGGCGTCGAGCTGTTGTTGTAGTTGGCGCCCGGGTCGAACACCGGCGTGCCCGTCTCCGTGACGCCGCCCCGCCGGATACCCGTCAGGCCGAGCTGGTCCTTGTTGAACAGGACCGCCGAGAGCGCGTAGTTGTCGAAGAGCTCGGACAGGAACCCGAACTCGTACGAGGAGGTCTGCTCCGTGACGAGCTGCGGGTTGCCGATCAGGATGGTGCCCGTCTCGTGGAAGAAGCGCGCGGCCTGCGGCGTGCCCTCCAGCGGCGTGCCGATGCCCGTGCCACGATACATGTTGTGCAGCAACGGGTTCTGGCTGTAGCGCCCGAAGTTGAAGAAGAAGCTCGAGGACTCGGTGACCGGCACGCTCACGCCCAGGCGCGGCGACCACTGCTTGCGGACCGGCGCCTTCTTGAAGTCGTCCTGGAGCGCCACCGCGTTGGCCTCGTTGCGCAGGTTCTCATCGAGGCCGCACGCCTGCACGCCCGTGTAGACGATGTTCGTCTCGGGATCCACGTAGCGGAACTTGTCCGCCGGCAGGCCGAACGCCGTCGGGTTCTCGCACACGTGGTAGAGCGTCGTGCCGTTCGTCGGATCCCGCGGGTTCGCCCAGAACAGGCCGTCCGCCCGGCCGTAGTCGAAGCGGAACCCGAAGGTCACCCGCAGGAAGTCGAACTCGATGTTGTCCTGGATGTAGGCGGCCGCATCCCACGGCTTCGCCGCGTAGCGGGAGATGTCCAGCGCGACGTTGTTGAGGCCGACCTGCTGGTACTCCTCGAACGAGACGTCGTGCTTCTGGAAGAAGACGCCCGCCTTGATGTTGTGGTGGTCGCCGACCTGCGTCTGCATGTCGAAGCGACCCACCCACGTGGACAGCTCCTCACCGCCGTAGATCTTGTCCGTGCCGAAGAACGGCTGGCGGCCGTAGGCGCGCGAGGAGCCCGTGGTGTGGAAGGGGCCGGACCAGTAGGTGTACGCCATCCGGTCCTCGATGCAGACGCCGCTCACGAAGGTGCACGTCGTGCGGTTCTGGTCGAACCGCCCGATCGCCGCCGTGTACGCCGTCCGGTCCAGCGTGTGGTCCCACTTCAGCACCCAGAGCTGCCGGTTCAGGTTGATCGAGCTCTGGAGCACGTACTGCTGCTCCTGGTTCGTCGCCTGGAGATCCTCGATCACCTCGGGGTCCCGGCCGTTCAGGAACACCGTGCGGCACACGTCCTCGGCGTCGGGATAGAGGTCCACGCAGCGGCCGAACATGTCGAAGCCGCTCCGCAACCAGCTGAACATGTAGGGCTGTGTCTGCCGCTGATAATCCAAGCCGAGGAAGGAGAGCTTCGCCGCGGGTGAGAAGTAGTAGGTCAGCTTGCCGTAGAGGTCGCGCCGGCTGTCGAAGCCGAGCTGCCGGTACCCCGGGAAAAGGTCGTAGATGCTGGCGTAGCGGTTCGCCAGGTCCCGCGGATCCGCGAAGGGGTTGTAGATCAGGTCGTCGAACTTCAGGACACGCCCCACGCCGGACTCGAACTGCGCGGCCACCATGAAGCGCAGCTTGTTCCCGGTCATCGGGACCGGCCCGCTCACGTAGCCGTCGAGCTGCTCCCACTCCCGCAGCTCATCGTACTTCGAGCCGAGCCAGCCGCCCACGCTGGAGGTCTGGTACTCGACCTCACCCTGGAGCTGCGTGCCGCCCTCGCGCGTCGCGATGTTGATCACGCCGGAGAGCGCGTTGCCGTACTGCGCCTCGAACCCACCGCGCAGGTAGTCCACCTGCTCCACCGCCTTGCTCGGCAGGAACATCGCGGGGCCGCCGAACACGAAGTTGTTGATCGGGATCCCGTCCACGAGCGTCAGCGTCTCGCCCTGCCGGCCGCCCCGGATCCGGACCGGCGAGAGGCCGCGGCGCTGCTCGTCGTAGCTGATGACGTCCGTGTTCTGCGGGACCTCGAGGAAGCCGTGCTGGAGGGAGAGCACACCCTGGATGTCCGTGACGGGCAGGGCCTGGATCTGCTCGGCGGTGATGATGTTGGACGCGCCCGTCGCCCGCGTCTCGATCAGCGGCACCCGCTCGGCCTCCACCACCACCCCTTCCACCGCGAGCGCCTCGCTGGTCAGCTCGAAGTCCACCGTGCGGGTGACGTCGATGGTCACCTGCACGTTCTCCTTACGGACCACCGCGTACCCCAGGAGCTGTGCCGTCACGGTGTAGACGCCGGGCGGCACGTTGATCAGGAAGTAGCGTCCGTTCTCCTGCGTGAGGACGCTGCGGCCCGTCCCCTCCACCGTGATCTGGACGCCCGCCAGCGGCTCGCCCGTGGCCGCATCCGTGACCAGCCCGGTCAGTTTCCCGGTCTGTGCCCCGGCGGGAACCGCGCCCAGCGCCACCAGCAGGAGCGCCGCCAGGACGGACCTCAAGAGGCTTCTCTCCTTCGAAGCGGACATCGTGTGGGAACCTCCGTACGCGTGTGGACCGTGAAACGGAGAGGGACGGCGTGGGAGCCGTTCCGGTCCGGAATTCGGCGTCGGGCGAATTGCGGTGAGAGACCGGCCTCGGTATACATCTAAGTATTCCGGAATGCGCACCAGAACGGCGCCTCCACAGCCTCTGCCCAGGAGGGCAGGGCACGTTACGCGCGGTCAGCGGCCTTGTCAAGCGACCTCTTCGCAGCTGCCCCCTCGCCGCGCGAAGCGCGACCACCGCCGACCTGACGAAAACGTTTGTGGTCGCGCGATCCGGACACCCGGCACGATCCTGGCACCGGCGCGGCACCGCCCATGGAGAGCCCGTTGAACCACCCCGCCACCCCTGAGGCCGGCCGCCGGCCCGGCGAGCCGGCCAGCGCCGCACCGGCCTCGCCGCCGCCCCCCGAGCCGGGCGCCCCCCTCCCCGGCGACCACCGCTGGTGGCTCGTCGAGGAAGGGTTCGACCTGGCGCGGGAGCACGAGGTCGAGTCGCTGCTGGCGATCTCGAACGGTTACCTGGGCACGCGCGCGTCGCTCGCGGAGGGGAGCGAGCTCTCCGCGCCGGCCACGTTCGTGGCGGGGATCTACGGGCGGCGCTCCGAGCCGGGGGCGGTGCCGGCGCTGGTGACCGCCCCGGACGCGCTCCGGCTGCGGCTCGTGGTGGAGGGCGAGGCGGTGGCGCTGGACCACGGCGAAACGCTCGAGCATCGCCGGGCGCTGGACATGCGCCGCGGGGTGCTGTGGCGGGTCTGGCGTCACCGGACGCCGGCCGGCCGCATCACCCGGATCCGGGAGCGACGGCTCGCATCGCTCGCGGACCGACACGTGTTGCTCCAGGTCGTGGAGCTCGTGCCGGAGAACTACGGCGGGCGCATCGAGTTGGAGAGCCGCATCGACGTGGCTGTCCCGGTCCAGCCGCTCGCGGTGCCGCCGCCCGCGCTGACGCCCGTGCCCGACGCCTCGGGCGCTGCGTCCCCCGCACGGCTCGCGCTGCGTGCGGAGGGCACGGGCGCCGTCGTCGCGTTCGCCGTAGACAGCTCGTTGGACGCGGACGGGAGACGGCTGGCACCGCAGATCGAGGCATCCGGCTCCTCTGTCGTGGAGCGCTGGTCGTTCACGGCCGAGATCGGCCGACCCTGCCGGCTCACGCGCGTCATCGCGGTGCACACGTCGCGGGACGCGGCGTCACCCGCGGCAGCCGCCGCAGAGCACGTCGCGCGGCTCGGCGCGGCGGCCGCGGAACGCATCCAGCGCGCACACGTCGCCGCCTGGCGCGCGCGGTGGCAGGGCGCGGATGTGGTGATCGATGGAGACGACGACGCGCAACGCGCCGTGCGCTTCGCGTGCTATCACCTCATCGGCGCGGCAGACCCCGGTGACGAGCGCGTCTCGATCGGCGCGCGGCTGCTGACCGGCGGCGTGTACATGGGGCACGTGTTCTGGGACGTGGAGGTCTACATGCTCCCGTTCTACATCTACACACACCCGCCATCGGCGCGCGCGCTGCTCATGTACCGCTACCACACGTTGCCCGCGGCCCGTGCGAAAGCCCGCGCGCTCGGCTGGCGCGGCGCGCTGTACGCGTGGGAGTCGGCGCTGACGGGCGAGGAGACCACGCCGTCGGCGGTCGTGGCGCCGGACGGCGTGGTGGTGCCGATCCGGAACGGGGAGCAGGAGAACCACATCAGCGCCGCCGTCGCGTACGGCGTGTGGCAGTACTGGCGTGCCACGGGCGACGACGCCTTCTTCCTGGACGCGGGCGCGGAGATCCTGCTGGAGACGGCCCGCTTCTGGGCGAGCCGCGGCGAATGGGGCGAGGACGGCCTCTACCACATCCGCCACGTCATCGGGCCCGACGAGTACCACGAGGACGTGGACGACAGCGCCTACACCAACGTGATGGCGCAGTGGAACCTGGAGCGCGGGCTCGAGGCTGCGCGCCTGCTGCGTGAGCGCTGGCCCGAGCGCTGGCGCGTGCTGGAAGACCGCCTCGGCATCGAACCGGGGGAACCGGAGTCGTGGGGCGACATCGCGGCCGCCATGTACACGGGGTTCGATCCGGACACCGGCCTCTTCGAGCAGTTCCGCGGCTACCACGACCTCGAGGAGGTGGACCTGTCCGCGCTCGAGCCGAGCGCCGGCCCGGCGGACATCCTGCTCGGTCGTGAGCGTACGATGCGGAGCAAGGTGATCAAGCAGGCGGACGTCGTGCTGCTGCTGTACCTGCTCTGGGACCGGTTCCCCCCCGAGGTGCGGCGCGCGAACTTCCGATACTACGAGCCGCGCTGCGCGAACGGCAGCTCGCTCAGCCCCTCGATCCACGCGCTGGTCGCCGCGCGGCTGGGCGAGATGGAGCTGGCGCAGCGCTACTGGCGGCAGGCGGCCGAGATCGATCTGGCGAACAACATGGGCAACGCAGCGGGCGGCGTGCACGGCGCCGCGCTGGGCGGGTTGTGGCAGGCCGCGGTGTTCGGCTTCGCCGGGCTGCGCTTCGGCGAGCGAGGCCCGGAGCTGGAGCCGCACCTGCCGCCCGGCTGGCGCGCGCTGCGTTTTCCGATCTGCTGGCGGGGGCGGCGCTTCCGCGTGAGCACGGATGGCGCGACGCGCCCGGAGGAGGGGCCGTGAAGCCGGAGTCCATCATCGTCCCGCTGGACGGCACGCCGGGCGCGCTGGCGGCGGTGCCCGTGGCGGCCGCGCTCACCACCATGCTCGACGCCGCGCTGCACGTGTTGCACGTCGGCGAGCGCGTGCTCCCATCGGCCGACCGGCTCCGCGAGCTCGGGCTCACCCCGGAGATGCTGGAAGGGTCCGTCCTCGACCAGCGTACCGGCCCGCCGGCCGAGGCGATCCTCCGGTTCGCCCGGGAACGACCCGAGCCGCTGATCGTGATCTGCACCCACACCGATGTGGAGAAGCACCGCGGCGCGCTGGGCCACGTGGCCGAGGAGGTGCTCGTGGACGCGTGCTGCCCCGTGATCCTCGTGCAGCCGGAGCGCGGGCTGCGGCGCTGGACGCTGCGCCGGATCCTGCTGCCGCACGACGGGACGCCCGCCACCGCTGCCGCCATGGACCCGGCCGGCGACATTGCCGAGCTGACCGGCGCGGAGGTGCTCGTGCTCCACGTCGCGGCGCCGGGCGCTCCGCCGCCCACGGAGCCGGGCACGTTCACCGTGCCCCGCTACGTGGACCAGCCGCAGCACGAGTGGCCCGCGTGGGCTGCCGAGTTCATCGCCCGCATGTCCGCGCTCGGCCACCCACCATCCGAGGTGCGGTTCACGCTCTCCGTGGCCACGGGCGACCCCGGCGCCGAGATCGTGCGCGCGGCCCGCGAACGCGACGCCGACCTCGTCGTCATCGCGTGGCATGGCGTGTGGGAGCCCGAGCGCGCGCTGACCATGCGGCGCGTCATCCGGGAGGTGGGGTGTCCGATCCTCGTGGTGCAGACAGGAGATCGCGGTACTCCCGCGGCGTGACCACGCGCACGCTCGTCTGCTCGCGTACCCCCAGCAGGTGCTCGTCCAGCGTGACCAGCACCGCGCCGGTCGCCGCCGCGAGCGCGAGGAACTTGCGATCGTCGGCGTCCTCGACGAACGCGAACGCCGCAGGGTCGGCCGTGCCCTCGTAGCGGTCCTCCGGCTTGTACAACTCATCAATGCGCGTGCGGGCCAGCGGCGGGATGCGGCCCACGATGCGCTCGGCCTCGCGCCGCGTGGCGTCATCCCAGACCAGGCGCAGCGCGCCCTCGCGGATGGCATCCAGCAGCCATCCGGCCGCGCTGCGGGGCTGGAACCCCGCCGCAACGATCACGTTGGTGTCCAGGACGACGGCCGGCTGCGGCGGCGCGTCGCCTGCGGTGCCGCTCATCCCCATCGCCTGACACGGATCGCGTCATCGGCCAACAGATTCAACCCGGAGTCCCCCGGCAGGGCTGTCGGTGACTCCGGCCGAACAGCTGCGTCAGAATACGCGTGGTCGCTCCTCCGGGCCCCACTCACGCCGCCCGTCCAACGCGGCCCGGGCGCGCGGCCGCGCACTCGGCGACACCTTCCCATCGAATGACCCGAACGCTCGATTCGGTTGCCGCCGGTCGCGATCACGACCAGGCGATCCGGGCGCCGTGGACTGGCGGTGTCGGCGGCGTGTCGGGCTCGCATGCTGCAAGCGCGGGCGCGGTCCACGCCGACGCCGGGGTCGGTGCTCGCAACGGCGGGTCCGGAGGCCGGAGGTCGCGATGCGCACTCGCGCAGGGCGGTGCGCGGCGCTGGCGGTCGCACTGGCGCTCGGCGCCGCGTGTGACAGCGTCCGCGATGTCGAACTGGAAGACGCCGTCGGCACCTTCGTGCTGACGCGGGTGGCGGGCAAGAGGGTCGGCGAGCGGGATCGCGTCCCTGATGGAGACGACGTGGCCGAGGCAGAACTCCTCGGCGGCAGGGATCGTTTCCGGGATAGAGACCGCCGGCGCGACCGGGACGACGGGCCGCGGCCCCGGCTGCTCGAGAAGACGGCCGAGTTCGAGGTCCTGGTCGTGCACGAGACGGTGCGGCTGAGGCCGGACGGCTCGGGAACGATCACCAGCGTGGTGGACCTCTTCCTGATCGAGACGGGCGAGTTCGACGGGCGGCGCACCATCACCCGCGATGTCCGCTTCGCACTGGATGACGGCACCATCCTGATCGCGGACCTCTGCGATCCGGAGGAAGTGGACTGCGTGCTCCCGCGGAACCTGGTCATGTGGCCGGAGCCGACGTGGTCGCCGAAGGTCCTGTACCAGGCGTTCTCGCCGGGCGGGCCGGCGCTGCTGTACGAGCGGGTCTCGAGGCGGGCGGACCTGGACTGAGGCGGGCGTCGCGGCTCGGCCGTGCGCCCGGGTGGCGCGGGCGTTTCGCGGCGCGCCCGGCGCCCCCCACGATCCGCGCGGGTCTCCGTCCGGACCGGGGCGTTCGGGGTCTCATGGACCTGCCCGGCCGCGATCCGCACTGGTCCCCACCCGATCCCCGCCCCCGGTCCCGGGTGGATCACCGGGCCGGGGCGCCCCCGGGAGTCGGGCACGCCGGCTGGCGGCGCGGCCCGGCAGAGGCCCGCCAGTTGGACCCCCTTCTCCATTCCGGATGTATAGCGTATCTTCCGACGCGATACCGCAACCCTGTCAATCTCGTGGCCCCTCGGCGCGCCGCGGCGGGCCGGGGATCGGAGAGGATCGACTCATGCGTTGGACCCGTGCCGCTGTTCTCGCCGCCGCGCTGGCCACGGCCGCGTGCAGCGGCGCCGCCCGGCCGTCGCCGGAGGCCCCACGGC
This region includes:
- a CDS encoding glycoside hydrolase family 65 translates to MESPLNHPATPEAGRRPGEPASAAPASPPPPEPGAPLPGDHRWWLVEEGFDLAREHEVESLLAISNGYLGTRASLAEGSELSAPATFVAGIYGRRSEPGAVPALVTAPDALRLRLVVEGEAVALDHGETLEHRRALDMRRGVLWRVWRHRTPAGRITRIRERRLASLADRHVLLQVVELVPENYGGRIELESRIDVAVPVQPLAVPPPALTPVPDASGAASPARLALRAEGTGAVVAFAVDSSLDADGRRLAPQIEASGSSVVERWSFTAEIGRPCRLTRVIAVHTSRDAASPAAAAAEHVARLGAAAAERIQRAHVAAWRARWQGADVVIDGDDDAQRAVRFACYHLIGAADPGDERVSIGARLLTGGVYMGHVFWDVEVYMLPFYIYTHPPSARALLMYRYHTLPAARAKARALGWRGALYAWESALTGEETTPSAVVAPDGVVVPIRNGEQENHISAAVAYGVWQYWRATGDDAFFLDAGAEILLETARFWASRGEWGEDGLYHIRHVIGPDEYHEDVDDSAYTNVMAQWNLERGLEAARLLRERWPERWRVLEDRLGIEPGEPESWGDIAAAMYTGFDPDTGLFEQFRGYHDLEEVDLSALEPSAGPADILLGRERTMRSKVIKQADVVLLLYLLWDRFPPEVRRANFRYYEPRCANGSSLSPSIHALVAARLGEMELAQRYWRQAAEIDLANNMGNAAGGVHGAALGGLWQAAVFGFAGLRFGERGPELEPHLPPGWRALRFPICWRGRRFRVSTDGATRPEEGP